From the Colletotrichum lupini chromosome 1, complete sequence genome, the window ACCatggggaggaggggatcgACTGAAGCAAAATGCCCAGCGACTGGAGAAGGAGCTGGAGAAGACTGGAGAAGGCATGGAATGTGAGAGGCAAGAGGCGACTAGGGAGAAGCACTTCCACCACTGAAACTAACCGAATACCTCTTACAGACCCATCAGGATGAACAACGCGAAGCAAGACAAAACCTCACcttacctcacctcaccaaAAACACTCACCGGTCGGGCCTCACCTCTCTTAAACGATGGTTCCTTAGAGGTAAGTCCACACATTCCATACCCCCGGTTGAGCTCTTCCAACAGAGATAAGCTTCTAATTCTGTAGTTTTGGTTGGTTCTTTTCGCAGTGCACTGTCTCATATAATTCTGTAGTCTGAGCAAGCCAAGAGTGGTAGACAAGTCGACTTTTCGGCTCTCATCCTCCGTGCCAACATGCCTCCATCATGGATCATCTCATTGGTTATCAACATTTGGTCCGTGGCAGAACGAGTCTCACAAGCCAGACTGTGTTCTCTCTCAAAGGTGCCGCATCTGAATTAGAAATGCAATCGCCCAACGGTAACTCGACCCCATGTGTGAAGGGCCCATCGCCTATTTCCCAATCTCCGATGACGGCACGCCCTCCTGGCCGGCCCCCGCCGGCCGCGACTGCAAGTCATACCCATCGCTAAACGCTCTTGCAAGGTCGCAGTCGCAACGCGTGTCGGCCGTATCTCCTCTCCGCACTACGCTTCAAATGACGCTTTCGCCATCGCAGATCCAGCAAGCGTTCCTTGACGTCTTGGCGAGAATGCATCTGCGACGGAGCAGTTGGTCCCTTGATTGTCGTCGAGGTGGCCATGACAGTGGGCTTCTAGAAAGCGAACGGCAAACCCTGCCGCGAACCCCTCACGATGCATGCGGGGTCAGCAGCAGAAGCGGAATAGACTACCAGAGACTAATAACGCCTAAACTTCGACACCTGGTGGAGACCACAGAGTGGCGGCGCGGCGGCAATATCAGAAACGAGGAGTGCGAATGAGGGCCGCGCCGCCGGCGTCTGGAGCACCTGGAATTGCCAACCCTCCCCTACACACTAGAGATTTGGGAGCTGAGAAGTCACAAATGTCTTTGCTGCAGCCCGCATCCTGCAGTGTAACAGGAGAACCTTCTGCAAAAGAGTCTTGGAGTGGGGGTACCACGCCAAATTCCTCCTTCGTCATCCATGCCCAGTCCCTGTTTCTGGCGTGAAGCATGAAAGCAACTTCGCAACTGGACTGTTGAAGATGATTGGCCGCTGCGGTTGAGTTACCAGTGGTCATTGGCATGGCGGGATGACTGGGCGTTGGGTGGAAGCCTCACTCGCCCCGAGAACGATGACATGGCGCCCTCAGACTTTGGCGGGACATACGGATCACTATCCCGCCATTCTGCAGGTTGTTTTGTGTATGTACAAAATCGGGCTTACCATGGGCTTTTCCGTTTCACAGGGGCAAGATCTCAATGTGCTCGAAGGGCATATGGGTGACATCACCGCCCAGACCTGAGTGAAAATGAGCATCATGAGCCATCTTTCTTTGTAGAAATGTCTAGGAAGATCGGGCTGGCTGGTGTTTGGCAGTGACAGAATGCTTGCTGTCAAGACTCAAACGCAGCCCTGGCATCCCCACAACATGTCGAACAACTGGTAGGGGTTCCGTGAGGGGTTCACAGGTTCGCCAGGAGCGCAGCGGATCCTTGGTGGGAGCGGATCTCCGGGGGCGTGGAGGTTCCTTTTCCAGCCTCCGGACTTCGGGGTGATTCCGACAGAAGGTCAGCCCAAGCGCTAGGTGAGTTGTTGCAACGCCAACAGAATATGTAATGACCATCACCGGCACGCGACCCTGGAGATGGTGTGTGTCAAATCATGCTGTGCACCCTTCTCGGAGACGCCTTGTTGAGCGCCGCCGGAGACTTGTTGCAGCACATCGGAGGGATACCTGTTGCTACACCCACTACTGGATAGTACCTACTCATTCAGCAAGAAATAATCGAGAGAGGTAACCTCGAAAAGGGGCTATCAAAGCTAGGTACGTGGCCACCTAGAAATGGAACAAGGCGATCAACCGCAAGGATAAGCTTTGGGCAAGTGTCGAAGGCGTGTTGGCGAGGGCTGATGTGAGTGGTCTATTCCGGTTGGCTTGGCTGAGAGCTGGAATGCTTGAGAAAGATGGGATGGTTGTAGAATAGCTCTGGTGCCGGCACAAGTTGATTCAGGAGGGGACTTGGCGGCCGATTACTATGGACATCTGAGTCGTGAAACATTTGGGTGGGAAGGGAAGTGGAAAGGGCAGAACGGATCGACGGGGTATCTCCGACAAGCCCGGTGAGCGAAGCGCAGCAAAGCAAAGCCAGGCCAGGCCAGGCAGGCCACACCTCGTACAGCACTCAAGCGCTGAGCGAGCGGAACGGTGAGAAGCAGGAAAGAACTGACGTGGGACTTGGCCGTCCGAGTTACATTGTCCGTATTACGGGCACTTTTTCTTCTCCTCGACTTTCCATGTCTGCAGGAATAACATCACCCGCGGAGTTAAGGTGAGGTATGCTCACGGGCAACACGGTACACGCACACAGACCGGGCGGACCAGACGAGCATGGAGGATGGAGCACGGCGACACGGAGGGCAGGACCCAGGCATACGGGGAGACGCAAAGGATGGGGCCGGCCGTCATGACGGTGTTTGGGGATTTAATTTTGGACGACGGGACGGAGGGTTTGTGTTTGTTGAGGTTCTTTTTTTTGCTGTACTGTAACGGGCTGTGCTGGTGCACGGAAACGTATGTGGCTCTCTCTCAACCCGCTGTGCTGGACAAATCCCCAATCCATGGTCCATGGCCAGACGGCGATTGTCAGGGCTCCTGTCCAGGTCTAGGCCTAGGTTGAGCTTGAGCCTGAGCCTGAGCTTGAACTTGTACGAATAGTAGCTTTGGATAGGCATGAACGGCTTTAAACTTGGCGGACGGAAGATTGACGTGGGACATGGACATGGGACAAGACCGAGGGCGTGGGCGGATGGGCTTCTGGCATTGGACCAAGACACCAATAGGTAGCGTAGCCGGGGAGCCAGCTCCCGAGTCCAGAGTAAGGTGAGGTAAAACAGACCGTGGACACGTACGTCCAGCAATAGAAAGGCAGAAATAATGAGCTCTGTTTGTTGGCGTTGCAATGTTGACAACGTAAGCTCTGGCAGACGACCTTGCACCTAGGAACTCGAACCGTTTACCTCAGGCCAGAAATAGGTATAGGGGGTTCTGGAAATGATGCCCAGCCTTTTGTCTTCCTCAGGTTTCTCTGTTAACACCCAGGTCTCGAGTCGCCCGGGGCCTTCGAGCTCGGCCGTATTGTATTTTCCCCATCAGAAAACCAACAGCAGAAATCATGCGTTGGATGGATAAGTATCCGTAAAGGGACCGACATATTGCCCAGGACAATTTGGGTGACTAAGAATCCTCAATGGAGACGTAGAAGGaaagaagggaaaaaaaCACGTGAAATGACCTCAGGAAAGGTGGGAAATGGAATGCTGTCAATCTCGTTCGTGAGCCCTGCCAAACGGACGGGAAGGTACGATGGCCTAGGATAGGGCGCGCGCGGCTGCCTTGAACCGTCATGTCACCTCACCTTTGGAAAGAGTGAGTCCACTTTGGAAATCAGTTCTTTCCCGTTCGCTTCTCAAGTTCTCAACCACTCTTGCTCTTTCGCACGTCCCGTTCGCTCGGGCACAGACGCAGGGCCATACGGCACGTCCACGTCGCCCGGTTTGGGCCTCCCCCCGTTTTCCGTCTCGTTGCGTGTACCAAACCGTTGGGCTGGCAGACAGGTATCGAGATcgagagacagagacagaACACAACTTACCAGACATGGAAGAAAGAGAGGGCACGTCAAGCGCTTAGACTGCTCCGTTTGAAAGATGCGACCCGCCGCCGGGTGCGAATGGATGGCTGGAAGGTATGGATACGCGCCGCCGCCCTCTCTCTTTCCCCAAACCCCGAAATCAAATCTCCAACTCCCCTTGTAGAATGGAAGGACGAAAAAAAAATACATACCCTCCCCCAAATATtagagagaagaagaagaaaaaagcaCCATCCCGCGCCGCCACGGGTCTAGCATCCCAGGGCTCCGGTGCCAGGAGAGGCTCGACAGGGTCACAGACGGGGGTACCTTGCCAAAACGAAATGCACCCTGGATCGCTGGAAAGGGCACATCGGCGACCGGTCACCGAGCATGCAGCACCGACCCAATTAGAGGCTCCACCGAAGGGAACCGCTCCAGAAGCAGAACACAGCTGCAGGGCAAGCCCCGAATTTCGAACGTGGTGGTACTGCTGGCTGGTGTGTGTTGGAGTCATTGGGGGCAGCGGAATGCGACAGGAGAGAAATGGGACAATTGCGAGTGGTTCCTGCACACAACGGTTCTATTGCGGTGATTCTGTCAATCTTCGAGTACCTGCGTAtctgtaaggtaaggtaaggtagataCGGACTCCAAGGTAAGGTGCGACTAGACACCTAGTCTGTACCTGCCCAGCATTGGTTTCCCGTTTACAGATTGCAGAGTACAAACACAGCCAAGAATGTACTATTGTATCGCGCCAAGAGGATTCTTTCTAACCTTGGATATCGAGTCTCTTCTCACACGCCTCACGCCTCACTCTCTCCAAACAGAAGAAGGTACTCCATCTTCAGACACACCTTGTCTTCAACAAGGCCAGCCATGCAGAGGAggagtatccgtaccttactCCGTACCATACCTTAGTAGAACATGCATTGGAAAAAGGCACGGCAGGGCAGGGCTCTCTGCAAAATAAGGCAGTGAGGAGCCTGAGGAGTCCTCGGACGGGCCTTCTCCTTGCTCACCCTCACCCTGTCCCGTCCCTCGTCCCCGTTCATCGAACCCTCGCACTCACTCACAGGCTCACCCTCACTCATACAGCCCAGATCCATTCTCACCTCACCCCATCCATCCCATACCGTCCCATCCTGAGGTGTCTTGCTCTGTGCTGCCCATCACTCATCCAGGGCCACCATCCCATTACCCATCGCCCATTGCCTCGACCGTACCACTAAAGTAGATATATCGGTCCTTCCTCCATCGACGGGCTCCATCGCTCTGACCCTCCCCTCTTCTTTCTATCCTCTTTAACCTGACAGACCCATCCATCCCGAACACATTAGAATCTTCTTTCTTTTCTGTTCTTGTTGTCCCACAGCCTTTTTTTGATTGATACCTCTTTATCTATCCAGCCAGTTGCTTTGTGTGTCTTCTTCTGCTTGCACTGCAACTCCTGCCATCCATCACTGCGATACAATTTTACAAAGTATTTGGCATTCTCATCCATCGTAGTCTATCTGTACCATCGACCTACAGGTAGTGAACTACAGTGCTCTGTCTCTGTATAGAGTAAATatctcctcgtcctcgtcctcctccgCACCAGAACAAGACCGCATTGCACTTACACGCGCTGTGTTCCTTGTCTTGTTCCCCTCTCAACACTTTTTTCTCTCATTCCGCCCAGACCACGCCTGCTGCGAACCCGGCAAGACCCCTGCACGCTAAGGCAAGAGCTAGCCATCTTGGACGCCACATTTCATCACCCACCCTGGGACAGCTCGACCAGCTTCCCCATCCTAGCGCAGCGATTGGGTACAGGGCCTTCTAACTGACCCCGAAGAGAGAATTCTCACGGCAGGAGCAGCCCAGGAAGCCCAGGAAGCAGGTGCACCTAGCTAAAGCAACAAAGCGGCGACTGCTCTAAACGGCAGGCCCAGCCAACCACAGCTACCATACCCAGGCGCACACCCTGTGTGACTCCTTCCTTTTACAAAGGGTCGTCGGCGTAGTGTTTTTTTTCCCACGCCTGCCGCCTGCCTCGCATATTCGCATCCATGCCTTCCGCAATCTTTCCTGATCACCACCCAGGTCCGTACAAACCACACCTCTCCAGTCCACCACCCaagctattctttttttttcctcccCTTCTACCTCTGCACGCCCAAATCTCAACTCTTCACCACTTTATTATTGTCTACCGCCGTCACTATCGACATATTCATTCTTGAACAAGCTTTTGAGTACTAACATACCCTTTTCCACACAAAAAGACCTTGGTCTTATACAGGCCAAGCAATCTGCTCTGGCGAAGTTGGCCATGAGCTCCAACAAGGATTCACGCGCCCCTTCGTCATCGCCTCCCTTCCACTCCAACAAATCGACCGCCGCTGCGAACTCGAAATCGAACTACCTCACTGAGCCCCAGGCACTGCCCGTTTCTCACCCTCACGATGGCCTTCTCCCACCTCCTGCTATGGCGCACGCCATTCGATCTATGAACGACTTGAGTGGCCCGATCGCCCTCCGCGATCGCTCCTTGGTCGCAAACTCCGATACCCCTCCTGCGATGCGAAGCGTGGTTTCGACCGCTCCGAATTCCCCTAGAATGTATGTATAGGACCCCAAAAAATATTTTCAGATTGGTACCACCCCGAGAGAATACTCCTTCCCTCCTGGTGGCTGAGCATTTTACAACATCTTACACCTCATATTCTGGAGCTTGGCTAATCGAATAAACCAACAGCCCGCCTGTCAGACAGAATTCTGGAGGAACCACTCCCCGCCTTCGCCCCCACCCCGCCACACTCAATGTTCCTGGCATGACCGTCTCGAGAGCCTCGCCCGACGGAAAGATTAGTGACCGCGATGTCGCTGCGAAGCTGGTCATCGTCATGGTTGGACTTCCCGCGCGCGGAAAGTCCTACATTACCAAGAAGGTCCAGCGCTACCTGTCTTGGCAGCAGTACAGCTCTACAATCTTCAATGTCGGAAATCGCAGACGCGTGGCTGCCGGCATGAGTTCGCCGATGAAGCCTGCCTACTCGCCCGCTGCCGTTAGACTCGACCCGCCGGCCCAGGCTGCTTCGATCCTGCTTAATGGTCATGCTTCCCGTGGCAATAAGGAGCCTGCGGAGCTGAACCTCAATGAGGAGAGCGACGGCATTGACCAGTCCGCCAAGTTCTTCGACCCGACCAACGAGACTGCGGCCAAGCTCCGGGAGCAGGTGGCTTTGGACACCCTGGACGAGCTTCTGGACTACCTTCTGCATCAGGGCGGTTCCGTCGGCATCCTCGATGCGACAAACAGCACTATCCACCGCCGCCAGCTTCTGGTCGATAGAATCAAGGCGCGCGAGCCCAAGCTCGGAATTCTCTTCATCGAGAGTATCTGCCACGACCAGAACGTAAGTGTTCTCGCCGCGCTTGTCTCTTGAAATCTCATCTAACGTGTTTGCAGCTTCTCGAGGCCAACATGCGCCTGAAGCTTTCTGGCCCCGACTACAAGGACAAGGATCCTCACCAGTCTCTTGCTGATTTCAAGAGACGTGTCGCCGCCTACGAGAGCGCTTATGTTCCTCTTGGAGAGTACGAGGAGGCACACGACATGCAGTACATTCAGGTATGTTCAAGCCCTGGCGCAGAGAAACACAAGTCGCTAACGCGCTGCCAAAGATGATTGATGTTGGCCGCAAGCTGGTCCAGTATAGATTGCGGGGCTTCCTGAGCGGCGGCATCAGCTCCTACCTGACGACATTCAACCTTGCGCCGCGCCAGATATGGTTGACCCGGCATGGACAGAGTGTCGATAACCGCAATGGAAAGCTCGGCGGAGATTCCGATCTCACCGCCGACGGAGAGCTCTACGGACAGGCTCTCCACCGATTCATGACCCAGAAGCGCAAGGAGTGGCTCATTGAGCAGAAAGATAAGATCGCTCAGTCGTCATTCCCGCCTAAGGCCGGCGACCACACCCCGCCGTATCCCGAGCTGAATCGGGAACTGGACGAGAAGAATTTCTGCGTCTGGACCTCGATGCTTAAGCGCAGCGTGCAGACGGCACAGCAGTTCGACAATGATGACGACTACGACGTCAAGGCTTGGGCGGTGCTGAACGAGCTCAACGCTGGCCTCTTTGAGGGCATGACGTATGAGGAGATCGCCAGAAGATTCCCTGCCGAGTATAAGAAGCGCGCTGCGGATAAGCTCCATTACACCTACCCGGGTGTCGGTGGAGAAGGATATCTCCAGGTCATCGCTCGCTTGCGCGATATAGTCCGCGAGATTGAGCGTATCGAGGATCACGTTCTCATTGTTGGACATCGCTCGGTCTGCCGTGTGCTCATGGCTTACTTTATGGATTTATCCCGTGACGAGATCGCCGACTTGGATGTTCCTCTGGGCATGCTCTACTCTATCGAGCCTAAGCCCTACGGCTACGACTTCCACGCGTACCGCTACCTGCCGGAGAAGGGAACGTTCATCGAGCAACCCAACTACCGCCCGCAGCGCACCGTTAACCGCGACGCTTGAGATCAGAGCCAAAGACAAGCTTTGACTGTATCATATGACGACCTGTACAACACGAATGGAATTCCGGAAAGGAGTTTTGGGCGTTGAGGAAAACTCAACTACGACCACGATTTTGCTCATTTTTTGGAAGGggggacttttttttttttttttttggaagGGTGTGGGAAAATACGATCCCACACACATGATTTGCTCTTACTTGCTACTACTTGAGCCAGGGACTTCTTCAACCTCGGAGGCGGGAAGGGGATTGAAGCATTTGCTCGGCGTTTGGGAATCCAATACGGCCATCTGACGAAAGAGGTCAAAAAGATACCCATGACGCAAGGATTCACGAGAGACATAGCTGGACGGCCCTCTCATTGCTCAATTTTGCAAGGCTTGTTCACAAACACAAGCCATTACGTTCTTCTAGGCAGATAGGAGACAAAACGTCTATCACATGAACATGCTGTACCTGCCTATTCGGTGAAGTGATGCTGAATGATGGTGTAGTGTCCAGAGATCCCTGGGATCTGACTAAAGAGGCTTTCCTTCCCGAAGATCTGGATGGCTTGACTACCAAACTGACAATCTGACGTTGCCTTTGTTGCGTGTCACTGCACTGTCTAGGCTCGGGGCCGACATCCTGTAGGAATGACAGACAGTGGAGGCTCCGCCGAGGTGCACTAGCGTCCGTCCGGCAGATGTAACCATAGAACCAACCCATGGGTAATGCGATACGATGTGACAGGACCAGGGGGGGACCGTTATTTGTTTCTTTGGCATGTCTTGTTCCTGACAAGCCTCTAGTACGTAACGTAGGGCGGCGGGATGGGAAGGTGCTGGGTTGGGGGATGTGAAGAGTGTGGCGTGACACACACTCACAACCAATCCAGATCTGCCGCGGGTGTGCTCGGGAGAGCTGCACCGGGTGAAACTCGGCGTTGGTTGAGGCTCAAAGGGCTCGGCGgtgtcccccccccccccccccttattCGTTGGCGTCCCTTTGTCACGAGCTTTGGCGGTCCGAATTGTGATATTCGGACCGAGGGTTTCTACGAGCGGCGGGTTTCTGTGGCTTGGGTTTGGCGTTGTGGTTTGATATGTCGTCGGGTGATGTTGATAGTGGGTTTGGGGGTTGAGGACCAGTGGTGTGATTGTGAGGCAATCTCGAGATTGGGCGTATCTAACAGAGAGATGGGTTTCCGATTGTGAGGCTTGGATCTTCCAAGATAGTAAGGCCCTGGATCAGGATAGGAGATGTTTTGGAAGCAA encodes:
- a CDS encoding 6-phosphofructo-2-kinase — its product is MPSAIFPDHHPDLGLIQAKQSALAKLAMSSNKDSRAPSSSPPFHSNKSTAAANSKSNYLTEPQALPVSHPHDGLLPPPAMAHAIRSMNDLSGPIALRDRSLVANSDTPPAMRSVVSTAPNSPRIPPVRQNSGGTTPRLRPHPATLNVPGMTVSRASPDGKISDRDVAAKLVIVMVGLPARGKSYITKKVQRYLSWQQYSSTIFNVGNRRRVAAGMSSPMKPAYSPAAVRLDPPAQAASILLNGHASRGNKEPAELNLNEESDGIDQSAKFFDPTNETAAKLREQVALDTLDELLDYLLHQGGSVGILDATNSTIHRRQLLVDRIKAREPKLGILFIESICHDQNLLEANMRLKLSGPDYKDKDPHQSLADFKRRVAAYESAYVPLGEYEEAHDMQYIQMIDVGRKLVQYRLRGFLSGGISSYLTTFNLAPRQIWLTRHGQSVDNRNGKLGGDSDLTADGELYGQALHRFMTQKRKEWLIEQKDKIAQSSFPPKAGDHTPPYPELNRELDEKNFCVWTSMLKRSVQTAQQFDNDDDYDVKAWAVLNELNAGLFEGMTYEEIARRFPAEYKKRAADKLHYTYPGVGGEGYLQVIARLRDIVREIERIEDHVLIVGHRSVCRVLMAYFMDLSRDEIADLDVPLGMLYSIEPKPYGYDFHAYRYLPEKGTFIEQPNYRPQRTVNRDA